The following nucleotide sequence is from Syntrophales bacterium.
TGCAATACTACAACCCCAGGCTGAAGTTGCGGTCCAGGGAACTGCGAAATAATATGACCGATGCGGAACTGCTGTTATGGTCGAAACTTCGTGGAAAGAAGGTAAGGGGCTTACAGTTTTACCGACAGAAGCCGATACTTTCCTTCGTGGTTGATTTTTTCTGTCCCAAGGCAGGCCTTGTAATCGAAGTGGATGGTGGCCAACACTTCGAACCAGTACAGGAAGAAAAAGACAAAGACAGGGACCGGAAGTTAAGGGCATTGGGATTGCGGGTTCTTCGTTTTGACAACAGGAAGGTGCTGCAGGAAACGGTAATGGAAGTAATATGGAGGGAGACGGAAGATTATTAAATCCCCCCTGGCCCCCCTTTCATAAAGGGGGGAGGAACCGGGAAGGGCATAGCGCCTTCCCGTAATGAAAGGTCTCCCTCTGTC
It contains:
- a CDS encoding endonuclease domain-containing protein, with product QYYNPRLKLRSRELRNNMTDAELLLWSKLRGKKVRGLQFYRQKPILSFVVDFFCPKAGLVIEVDGGQHFEPVQEEKDKDRDRKLRALGLRVLRFDNRKVLQETVMEVIWRETEDY